One Lacunisphaera limnophila DNA window includes the following coding sequences:
- the priA gene encoding replication restart helicase PriA, with amino-acid sequence MIVGVQPLAGFDKLLHYKVPEHLRAEIHRGSLVRVPILNRPQVGLVLEADTIADVPVERLKNILEVMQDYPALTPDLLALAKWMHVYYAARMESVLEAMIPAAVRDGTRLKEERFLGLARPATPDELVALKKKAPQQARVAEFLAQQFQLVKKSLLLSRLGVTAAVVTALVKRGLVREEVRHVERVAYADNWSGGEVVTGLPPKLNPEQTAVVDSVGESLTKGKFAVHLLHGVTGSGKTEVYLRAVEQVLAAGGSAIYLVPEVALTPQTVSRLRGRFEAAGHQTVVWHSHLGEGERLDGWTALASGKARVVVGARSAIFAPVRDLRLIVVDEEHEPAYKQDETPRYHGRDVAVYRAKLAGATCLLGSATPSLESFANVKSGKYRLDVLTKRVDDKKMPDIQIVDMRIEVMRQRGLVTLSRLLVNHMQARFERREQTILFINRRGYSSSMQCRKCGHVEQCPHCSVAMTYHRADETLKCHLCGHQRGSPAVCPSCAAPDIRWRGLGTQRVEEAVRRVLPRARMERMDTDTMSKKHRFREILSEFRAGKIDVLIGTQMIGKGLDFPNVTLVGLVDADLSMHVPDFRANERTFQLLVQVAGRAGRGDRSGEVVVQTFTPKADAIQYAKRADFDGFAEVELGVRKQFQYPPYRHLIHHLFRGKNPEKIKFYAEHWVKQVEKALGSAVEMRGPTPSPIEKVKDEYRYQIWYFCARATKVVPELVRLQAEMKWPDDVTQILDVDAMSLM; translated from the coding sequence ATGATCGTGGGTGTCCAGCCGCTGGCGGGTTTTGACAAGCTCCTGCACTACAAGGTGCCGGAACACCTGCGGGCGGAAATCCACCGCGGGTCGCTGGTGCGGGTGCCGATCCTCAACCGGCCGCAGGTGGGGCTGGTGCTGGAGGCGGACACGATCGCCGACGTGCCGGTGGAGCGGTTGAAGAACATTCTGGAGGTGATGCAGGACTATCCGGCGCTGACCCCCGACCTGCTGGCGTTGGCGAAGTGGATGCATGTGTATTATGCTGCGCGGATGGAGTCCGTGCTGGAGGCCATGATCCCGGCCGCGGTGCGGGACGGCACGCGGTTGAAGGAGGAGCGATTTCTCGGTCTCGCGCGGCCGGCGACGCCCGATGAGCTAGTGGCCTTGAAGAAGAAGGCGCCGCAGCAGGCCCGCGTGGCGGAGTTCCTGGCGCAGCAGTTTCAACTGGTGAAGAAATCCCTGTTGTTGTCGCGCCTCGGCGTCACGGCCGCCGTGGTCACGGCGCTGGTGAAACGCGGTTTGGTGCGGGAAGAGGTCCGGCACGTGGAGCGCGTGGCCTACGCGGACAACTGGAGCGGCGGCGAGGTGGTCACGGGGCTGCCGCCGAAGCTCAATCCGGAGCAGACCGCGGTGGTGGACTCGGTGGGCGAGAGCCTGACGAAAGGCAAATTTGCCGTGCACCTGTTGCACGGGGTGACCGGGTCCGGGAAGACGGAAGTCTACCTGCGCGCCGTCGAGCAGGTGCTGGCGGCGGGGGGCAGTGCGATCTACCTGGTGCCCGAGGTGGCGCTCACCCCGCAGACCGTGTCGCGCCTGCGTGGGCGGTTTGAGGCGGCCGGGCACCAGACGGTGGTGTGGCACAGTCATCTGGGGGAAGGCGAGCGGCTGGACGGCTGGACGGCGCTGGCCTCGGGCAAGGCGCGCGTCGTGGTTGGCGCGCGCTCGGCGATCTTTGCACCGGTGCGCGACCTGCGGCTGATCGTCGTGGATGAGGAGCATGAGCCGGCCTACAAGCAGGACGAAACTCCGCGCTATCATGGTCGGGACGTGGCGGTTTATCGCGCTAAGCTGGCCGGGGCGACCTGCCTGCTGGGCTCAGCCACGCCGTCGCTGGAGTCGTTCGCGAACGTCAAGAGCGGGAAGTACCGGCTTGATGTGCTGACCAAGCGGGTCGACGACAAAAAGATGCCCGACATCCAGATCGTGGACATGCGCATTGAGGTGATGCGGCAGCGCGGGCTGGTGACCTTGTCGCGGCTGCTGGTGAACCACATGCAGGCGCGGTTCGAGCGGCGGGAGCAGACGATCCTTTTCATCAACCGGCGCGGCTACTCGTCGAGCATGCAGTGTCGGAAGTGCGGCCACGTGGAGCAGTGTCCGCATTGCAGCGTGGCGATGACCTATCACCGGGCGGATGAGACGTTGAAGTGCCATTTGTGCGGCCACCAGCGCGGCTCGCCGGCGGTGTGTCCGAGTTGCGCGGCGCCGGACATTCGGTGGCGCGGCCTCGGCACGCAGCGGGTGGAGGAGGCGGTGCGGCGGGTGTTGCCGCGGGCGCGGATGGAGCGGATGGACACGGACACGATGTCGAAGAAGCATCGGTTCCGGGAGATCCTCTCGGAGTTCCGCGCGGGCAAGATCGACGTGCTCATCGGCACGCAGATGATCGGCAAGGGCCTGGATTTCCCGAACGTCACGCTGGTGGGGCTGGTGGACGCGGATTTGTCGATGCATGTGCCAGATTTCCGGGCGAACGAGCGGACCTTTCAACTGCTGGTGCAGGTGGCGGGCCGGGCGGGGCGGGGCGACCGGTCGGGAGAGGTGGTGGTGCAGACCTTCACGCCCAAGGCCGACGCGATCCAGTACGCGAAGCGGGCGGATTTTGACGGCTTCGCCGAAGTGGAGCTGGGGGTGCGGAAGCAGTTCCAGTATCCGCCGTACCGGCATTTGATCCATCATCTCTTCCGCGGGAAGAACCCGGAGAAGATCAAGTTTTACGCCGAGCACTGGGTGAAGCAGGTGGAGAAGGCGCTGGGCAGCGCGGTCGAGATGCGGGGGCCCACGCCGTCCCCGATCGAGAAAGTGAAGGACGAGTACCGGTACCAGATCTGGTATTTCTGCGCCCGGGCGACGAAGGTCGTGCCGGAGTTGGTGCGGCTGCAGGCCGAGATGAAATGGCCCGACGATGTCACGCAGATCCTGGATGTGGATGCGATGAGCTTGATGTGA
- a CDS encoding mannose-1-phosphate guanylyltransferase yields the protein MSDRYVVIMAGGRGERFWPQSCAATPKHLLPIVGDKSMLAQTVERVAGIVPRENIFVITTQAQLTGCRGACPDLPAGNVVAEPMGRDTAAATGLAMLLVKQRNPGAAFAMLPADHVIHDVAEYATLLRVAFESAEAADVLVTLGIKQTAPETGFGYIQQGGAWKTVGGRPVLAVKRFVEKPDLATAQAYLASGEYFWNAGMFVWRVPVVETAFRAHAAALYVGLTKLEVAAQSAGGWAAALAEVYPSLPRISVDYALMEKSTNVVVVPATFDWDDVGAWPAIAKHFTPDAAGNVLRGLAMVEGGANNIIVSDDGHLTAVVGASDLVVVYTANATLVCSKEKAQEIKALLKRLGEDPQTKKFL from the coding sequence ATGTCTGATCGTTATGTCGTCATCATGGCCGGCGGCCGCGGGGAACGGTTCTGGCCTCAAAGCTGTGCCGCCACGCCCAAGCACCTGCTCCCGATTGTCGGGGACAAGTCGATGCTCGCGCAAACCGTGGAGCGGGTGGCGGGAATCGTCCCCCGGGAAAACATTTTCGTCATCACCACCCAGGCCCAGCTCACCGGCTGCCGCGGGGCCTGTCCGGATCTGCCGGCCGGCAATGTCGTGGCCGAGCCCATGGGCCGGGACACCGCGGCCGCGACCGGCCTGGCGATGCTGCTGGTCAAGCAGCGCAACCCGGGGGCGGCGTTCGCGATGCTGCCGGCCGACCACGTCATTCATGACGTGGCGGAGTATGCGACCCTGCTCCGGGTGGCCTTTGAATCGGCGGAGGCGGCCGACGTGCTCGTGACCCTCGGGATCAAGCAGACCGCGCCTGAGACCGGGTTTGGCTACATCCAGCAGGGTGGGGCGTGGAAAACGGTGGGCGGCCGGCCGGTGCTGGCGGTGAAGCGCTTTGTGGAAAAACCCGATCTGGCCACGGCGCAGGCCTACCTGGCCTCGGGCGAGTATTTCTGGAATGCCGGGATGTTTGTCTGGCGCGTGCCCGTCGTGGAGACGGCCTTCCGGGCCCACGCGGCTGCGCTGTATGTCGGTCTGACCAAGCTGGAGGTCGCGGCGCAGTCCGCCGGCGGCTGGGCGGCGGCGCTGGCGGAGGTTTACCCGTCCCTGCCCCGGATCTCGGTGGATTACGCGTTGATGGAGAAATCCACCAATGTGGTCGTCGTGCCCGCGACCTTTGACTGGGATGATGTCGGGGCCTGGCCGGCGATCGCCAAGCACTTCACGCCGGATGCCGCCGGCAACGTCCTGCGCGGGCTGGCGATGGTCGAAGGCGGCGCGAACAACATCATCGTGAGCGACGACGGGCACCTGACCGCCGTGGTCGGCGCGAGCGACCTGGTCGTGGTGTACACGGCGAATGCCACGCTGGTGTGTTCGAAGGAGAAGGCGCAGGAGATCAAGGCCCTGCTGAAGCGGCTGGGCGAGGATCCGCAGACAAAGAAGTTTTTGTGA
- a CDS encoding Fur family transcriptional regulator — translation MSDVSAREKFQAYLTEQGHRVTNQRLAIFNAAMAQADHFTAEQLLDRARLIDDSVSRATVYRTLPLMTGSHVLREVDIGTGEKFYRPATQGGSSQVAQVVCVDCDKIFEISAPFMEWYGSTVSLKLGLKPITQRLQVSAQCIAFRGNGRCPNRTKK, via the coding sequence GTGAGTGACGTATCCGCCCGCGAAAAATTCCAAGCCTACCTGACTGAGCAGGGGCACCGCGTGACCAACCAGCGCCTGGCCATCTTCAACGCCGCCATGGCCCAGGCCGACCACTTCACCGCCGAGCAACTGCTCGACCGGGCCCGGCTCATCGACGACTCGGTCTCCCGCGCCACCGTCTACCGCACCCTCCCCCTCATGACCGGCAGCCACGTGCTCCGCGAGGTGGACATCGGCACCGGTGAGAAATTCTACCGTCCCGCCACCCAGGGTGGCAGCAGCCAGGTCGCCCAGGTCGTGTGCGTGGACTGCGACAAGATCTTCGAGATCAGCGCGCCCTTCATGGAATGGTACGGCAGCACCGTCTCACTGAAGCTCGGCCTCAAGCCCATCACGCAGCGCCTGCAGGTCAGCGCCCAGTGCATCGCCTTCCGCGGCAATGGCCGCTGTCCGAACCGGACCAAGAAGTGA
- a CDS encoding rhodanese-like domain-containing protein, translated as MDTPLEIDVTTAARLQAEGALLLDVREASEVATCAIPGSQHLPMGQVPAALAALPKDRLILVQCHHGGRSLRVTQFLRANGFTQVTNVAGGIDAWAREIDPTLARY; from the coding sequence ATGGACACTCCCCTTGAAATCGATGTCACGACCGCCGCCCGCCTGCAGGCCGAGGGCGCCCTGCTGCTCGACGTGCGCGAAGCCAGCGAGGTTGCCACCTGCGCCATTCCGGGCAGCCAACACCTCCCCATGGGCCAGGTCCCGGCCGCCTTGGCGGCCCTGCCCAAGGACCGCCTGATCCTCGTCCAGTGCCACCACGGCGGCCGGAGCCTGCGGGTCACCCAATTCCTGCGCGCCAACGGCTTTACGCAGGTCACCAATGTCGCCGGCGGCATCGACGCCTGGGCCCGCGAGATCGACCCCACCCTCGCCCGGTATTGA
- the ruvX gene encoding Holliday junction resolvase RuvX, with the protein MHCLGIDYGTKRVGLAHGDELGVATPLPALVYADEKVRWQKLGEVVRQRRITDLVLGFPYNMDGTVGFKAKEVEAYGAKLQAEFGLPVHFVDETLTSAEAESSIAKKDRRGVRDSGLIDSRAACLILQDWLDQKFPPPIPE; encoded by the coding sequence ATGCACTGCCTCGGCATCGATTACGGGACGAAACGCGTCGGCCTGGCCCATGGGGACGAACTGGGGGTAGCCACGCCGCTGCCCGCGCTGGTGTATGCCGACGAGAAGGTGCGCTGGCAGAAGCTGGGTGAGGTGGTCCGGCAGCGCCGGATCACGGATTTGGTGCTGGGTTTCCCCTACAACATGGACGGCACGGTCGGATTCAAGGCGAAGGAGGTTGAGGCCTACGGCGCGAAGCTCCAGGCCGAGTTCGGTCTGCCGGTGCACTTCGTGGACGAGACGCTGACCAGCGCCGAGGCGGAATCCAGCATCGCGAAGAAGGACCGGCGGGGTGTGCGCGACTCGGGCCTGATCGACTCGCGGGCGGCGTGCCTGATCCTGCAGGACTGGCTGGACCAGAAATTCCCGCCGCCGATTCCGGAATAA
- a CDS encoding UDP-N-acetylmuramate--L-alanine ligase — protein sequence MKIYFMGIGGTAMGNAALLARAAGHEVLGADTGVYPPMSTVLAAAGIEAHEGYDPVRLERLKPDLVVIGNAMSRGNPEVEWLLDTRALAFASLPALLADFVLKGRKNIVIAGTHGKTTTTALTAFLLRENGRDPGFLIGGVPQDPPVGNHLGAAADPFVIEGDEYDSAFFDKRSKFIHYAPHVAVLNNLEFDHADIFRDLADVQRTFLHLARIVPRNGWIVINGDDDNLRALGAFPWTRVIKVGTGEGNDVRITAFAESPAGVTFTLVWRDEEPQVVRWNQPGLFNARNAAMAAVAAALALFPDDPTQLKLDGLARFRGVKRRQELLVDTPRLKVIEDFGHHPTALAETITSLRARYPGLVLSAVFEPRSNTARTKVMQAGFTRALALADEVYIGAVSRAEKLKAEERFDVEAVLQHLEVQGVHAYTAETNAALKEKLTATIRGAAQPQLVVFFTNGSFDGIIGTFVAENRAPGNG from the coding sequence ATGAAAATCTACTTCATGGGTATCGGTGGGACGGCGATGGGCAATGCGGCGCTGTTGGCGCGCGCGGCGGGGCACGAGGTGCTCGGGGCCGACACGGGAGTGTATCCGCCCATGAGCACCGTGCTGGCGGCGGCCGGCATCGAGGCGCATGAGGGCTACGATCCCGTCCGGTTGGAGCGGCTGAAGCCCGACCTGGTGGTCATCGGCAACGCCATGTCCCGCGGCAATCCCGAGGTCGAGTGGCTGCTGGACACGCGGGCTCTGGCCTTCGCCTCGCTGCCGGCGCTGCTCGCGGACTTTGTGCTGAAGGGGCGGAAGAACATCGTGATTGCCGGCACGCACGGGAAGACGACGACCACCGCGTTGACGGCCTTCCTGCTGCGCGAGAACGGCCGCGACCCGGGCTTCCTGATCGGCGGTGTGCCGCAGGACCCGCCGGTGGGCAACCACCTCGGCGCGGCGGCCGATCCCTTTGTGATCGAGGGCGACGAGTACGACAGCGCGTTCTTCGACAAGCGCAGCAAGTTCATCCACTACGCCCCGCATGTGGCGGTGCTGAACAACCTGGAGTTCGATCACGCCGACATTTTTCGCGACCTGGCGGACGTCCAGCGCACCTTCCTGCACCTGGCGCGCATCGTGCCGCGCAACGGCTGGATTGTGATCAATGGCGACGATGACAACCTGCGGGCACTCGGGGCCTTCCCGTGGACGCGGGTCATCAAGGTTGGCACCGGCGAGGGGAATGATGTCCGGATCACCGCCTTTGCCGAGTCACCGGCGGGGGTGACGTTCACCCTGGTCTGGCGGGACGAGGAACCGCAGGTCGTGCGGTGGAACCAGCCGGGCCTGTTCAACGCGCGGAACGCCGCGATGGCGGCGGTGGCGGCGGCGCTGGCGCTGTTTCCCGACGACCCGACGCAGCTCAAGCTCGATGGGTTGGCCCGCTTCCGCGGAGTGAAGCGCCGGCAGGAACTGCTGGTGGACACGCCGCGGCTGAAAGTGATCGAGGATTTTGGCCACCATCCGACGGCGCTGGCGGAGACGATCACGTCCCTCCGCGCCCGGTACCCGGGGCTGGTGTTGAGCGCGGTCTTTGAACCGCGCAGCAACACCGCGCGGACGAAGGTGATGCAGGCTGGGTTCACGCGGGCTTTGGCTCTGGCCGACGAGGTGTACATCGGGGCGGTGAGCCGCGCCGAGAAGCTGAAGGCGGAGGAGCGATTCGATGTCGAGGCGGTGCTCCAGCATCTCGAGGTGCAAGGGGTGCATGCTTACACCGCGGAGACCAATGCGGCTTTGAAGGAAAAACTCACGGCCACGATCCGGGGGGCGGCCCAGCCGCAGCTGGTCGTGTTCTTCACCAACGGCTCGTTCGACGGGATTATCGGGACGTTTGTGGCGGAAAACCGGGCGCCCGGCAACGGATAG
- a CDS encoding TPR end-of-group domain-containing protein: protein MSRSPKPDPQFEIEFYEAVHRRCPAYTEVVGLLGGLYTKVGRIADGLKMDRKLVRLEPDNATAHYNLACSLALCKKRPAALQSLRKAVSLGYDDADWMLQDPDLEILKTDPEFRNLLGQLKPQS, encoded by the coding sequence ATGTCCCGGTCCCCCAAGCCCGATCCCCAGTTCGAAATCGAGTTCTACGAGGCGGTCCACCGCCGCTGCCCCGCCTACACCGAGGTCGTCGGCCTGCTCGGCGGGCTCTACACCAAGGTCGGGCGCATCGCCGACGGCCTGAAGATGGACCGCAAGCTCGTCCGCCTCGAGCCCGACAACGCCACGGCCCACTACAACCTGGCCTGCTCCCTCGCCCTCTGCAAAAAGCGCCCCGCCGCCCTCCAGTCCCTCCGCAAGGCCGTCTCCCTCGGTTACGATGACGCCGACTGGATGCTCCAGGACCCCGATCTGGAAATCCTCAAGACCGACCCGGAATTCCGGAACCTCCTCGGCCAGCTGAAGCCCCAGAGCTGA
- the rimO gene encoding 30S ribosomal protein S12 methylthiotransferase RimO, which translates to MIKVSLISLGCAKNLVDSEIMVGHLHEAGMTVIPEAEKADVVIVNTCSFIDSSKEESIGHILEVHQHKGMKKRRKEQKLIVAGCMSQRFSKDLSSELHDEVDAFIGLDQVTKVAPIIQEIYAKERGQGESKAAPANFIEGKSTYIPDYNTPRFRLTPAHFAYVKIAEGCNHPCTFCIIPQIRGRHRSRTVDSVVQEARRLVQEGVKELNLISQDTTFFGMDTWEQRPNPRTPVDSSRGTALTTLLRELNAIEGDFWIRLLYTHPAHWSDELIRTIAECPKVARYIDIPLQHISDHMLERMQRETSGDYIRNLIGRIRAGIPGIAVRTTFIVGFPGETDADVAELCTFIEETKFERLGVFRYSQEEGTRGAKMPDQILPKVKEARWHQLMSLQQRIAAEVSKSYVGRTLRVLVEEPGVARGEADAPDIDGRIYVSRDLTVGEFVDVKITGYHDYDLLALPKGQQPKEFKIAKQAQ; encoded by the coding sequence ATGATCAAAGTCAGCCTCATCTCCCTCGGTTGCGCCAAGAACCTCGTCGATAGCGAGATCATGGTCGGTCACCTGCACGAGGCCGGCATGACCGTGATCCCCGAGGCCGAGAAGGCCGATGTGGTCATCGTCAACACCTGCTCCTTCATCGACTCGTCCAAGGAGGAGTCCATCGGCCACATCCTCGAGGTGCACCAGCACAAGGGCATGAAGAAGCGCCGCAAGGAACAGAAGCTCATCGTCGCGGGCTGCATGTCCCAGCGCTTCTCCAAGGACCTCTCCTCCGAACTGCACGACGAGGTCGACGCCTTCATCGGCCTCGACCAGGTCACCAAGGTCGCCCCCATCATCCAGGAAATCTACGCCAAGGAACGCGGTCAGGGCGAATCCAAGGCCGCCCCGGCCAACTTCATCGAGGGCAAGTCCACCTACATCCCGGACTATAACACGCCCCGCTTCCGGCTCACCCCCGCCCACTTCGCCTACGTCAAGATCGCCGAGGGCTGCAACCACCCCTGCACGTTCTGCATCATCCCGCAGATCCGCGGCCGCCACCGCAGCCGCACGGTCGACAGCGTCGTCCAGGAAGCCCGCCGCCTCGTGCAAGAGGGCGTCAAGGAACTGAACCTCATTTCCCAGGACACGACCTTCTTCGGCATGGACACCTGGGAACAGCGCCCGAATCCGCGCACCCCGGTCGACTCCTCCCGCGGCACCGCCCTCACCACCCTCCTCCGCGAGCTTAACGCCATCGAGGGCGATTTCTGGATCCGCCTCCTTTATACGCACCCGGCCCACTGGAGCGACGAGCTCATCCGCACCATCGCCGAATGCCCGAAGGTCGCCCGCTACATTGACATCCCGCTCCAGCACATCTCTGACCACATGCTGGAGCGCATGCAGCGTGAGACCAGCGGCGACTACATCCGCAACCTCATCGGCCGCATCCGCGCCGGCATCCCGGGCATCGCCGTCCGCACCACCTTCATCGTCGGCTTCCCCGGCGAAACCGACGCCGACGTTGCCGAACTCTGCACGTTCATCGAGGAAACCAAGTTCGAGCGCCTCGGCGTCTTCCGCTACTCCCAGGAGGAAGGCACCCGCGGCGCCAAGATGCCCGATCAGATTCTGCCCAAGGTCAAGGAAGCCCGCTGGCACCAGCTGATGTCCCTCCAGCAGCGCATCGCCGCCGAGGTTTCCAAATCCTACGTCGGCCGCACGCTCCGCGTCCTCGTCGAGGAACCCGGCGTCGCCCGGGGCGAGGCCGACGCCCCCGATATCGATGGCCGGATCTACGTATCCCGCGACCTCACGGTGGGCGAATTTGTGGACGTCAAGATCACCGGATACCACGATTACGATCTGCTCGCCCTCCCCAAAGGCCAGCAGCCCAAAGAGTTCAAGATCGCGAAGCAGGCACAGTGA
- a CDS encoding hybrid sensor histidine kinase/response regulator yields MLQAQHLFLTFRGDAIILLTFVAIACWMLRRRLSQRGSGPCISCRFYFAALVLAVLGTVAAEWAGRSRMDSLRELFAGFGPTYAAELSQHGHDRINEATLADDPLYLEIINHQKTWLAANRTIADIYTYRQDAAGRIHLIVDSETDYDRDGKYDEDREARTPIGELYDEATPKFYQALAGETVFESEIMADRWGVWVSSFAPIYSPDGRIEAGVGIDYPAETWLKALGSIRALVLGITLVLVAILLASGAFISRLRAEIEERKEIQNRLEQASESAFAASAAKSEYLALMSHEVRTPLSAILGFASILADSELNPKQRRYVDTINRAGSGLLTLLNGILDYTKAESGAMKLEHIAWAPALLVHEVMELMSAHAAQKQLQLNFDNQLPETLTLFGDPTRIRQIVLNLLSNALKFTTQGSVTVRATWQPDPGTAQHGRLTLEVADTGVGIPADKIPLLFRAFSQADTSTTRHHGGTGLGLAISKRLSDLMGGTITLQSTVGQGTTFTFMFASDSADACGLGYKPAAGDTAPPVPLWTRALVVDDARLNRELLKVMLRRLGLEADLASGGPEAVKLAAANRYAIIFTDLEMPEVDGFATASQIRAEEAPGRHVPIVAVSALTAPGTREKCIGAGMDDYLIKPVYLPALKSTVEALLPGFRAAKPADPTVPVRDRPAA; encoded by the coding sequence ATGCTCCAAGCCCAACATCTCTTCCTCACCTTTCGCGGCGATGCGATCATCCTGCTGACGTTTGTCGCGATCGCCTGCTGGATGCTGCGGCGCCGTCTCTCGCAACGTGGCAGCGGGCCTTGTATCTCATGCCGCTTCTACTTCGCCGCCCTTGTGCTCGCGGTCCTGGGCACCGTCGCCGCCGAATGGGCCGGACGCAGCCGCATGGACAGCCTCCGGGAGTTGTTCGCCGGTTTCGGTCCGACCTATGCCGCCGAACTGTCGCAGCACGGCCACGATCGGATCAACGAGGCCACTCTGGCGGACGACCCGCTCTACCTCGAGATCATCAACCATCAAAAAACCTGGCTCGCCGCCAACCGCACGATCGCGGACATCTACACCTACCGCCAGGATGCCGCCGGCCGGATCCACCTCATCGTCGATTCGGAGACGGACTACGACCGCGACGGCAAGTATGATGAGGATCGAGAAGCCCGCACCCCGATCGGCGAGCTCTACGACGAGGCCACCCCGAAATTCTACCAAGCCCTGGCCGGAGAGACCGTGTTCGAATCCGAGATCATGGCGGATCGCTGGGGCGTCTGGGTCTCCTCCTTTGCCCCGATCTACAGTCCCGACGGCCGGATCGAGGCCGGGGTGGGTATCGACTACCCCGCCGAGACCTGGCTCAAGGCCCTCGGCAGCATCCGGGCCCTCGTGCTCGGCATCACCCTGGTGCTCGTCGCCATCCTCCTCGCGAGTGGCGCCTTCATTTCCCGCCTCCGCGCCGAGATCGAGGAACGCAAGGAGATCCAAAACCGGCTCGAGCAGGCCAGCGAATCCGCCTTCGCCGCCAGCGCCGCGAAAAGCGAATACCTCGCCCTGATGAGCCATGAGGTGCGCACCCCCCTCAGCGCCATCCTCGGCTTCGCCAGCATCCTCGCCGACAGCGAGCTCAACCCCAAGCAGCGCCGCTACGTCGACACGATCAACCGCGCCGGCAGCGGCCTGCTCACCCTGCTCAACGGCATCCTTGACTACACCAAGGCCGAGAGCGGCGCCATGAAGCTCGAGCACATTGCCTGGGCCCCCGCCTTGCTGGTGCACGAGGTCATGGAACTCATGTCCGCGCATGCCGCCCAAAAGCAGCTCCAGCTGAATTTCGACAACCAGCTACCGGAAACCCTCACCCTCTTCGGTGATCCGACCCGGATCCGCCAAATCGTGCTGAACCTGCTCAGCAACGCCCTGAAATTCACCACCCAAGGCTCCGTCACCGTCCGCGCCACTTGGCAACCGGACCCGGGCACCGCCCAGCACGGTCGCCTCACGCTGGAGGTCGCCGACACCGGCGTGGGCATCCCGGCCGACAAGATCCCCCTGCTCTTCCGCGCCTTCAGTCAGGCCGACACCTCGACGACCCGACACCACGGCGGCACCGGCCTGGGCCTGGCGATCAGCAAGCGCCTCAGCGACCTGATGGGCGGCACCATCACCCTCCAGAGCACCGTGGGCCAGGGCACCACCTTCACGTTCATGTTCGCCAGCGACTCGGCCGATGCCTGCGGTCTTGGCTACAAACCCGCCGCCGGCGACACCGCCCCGCCGGTCCCGCTTTGGACCCGGGCCCTCGTGGTGGACGACGCCCGCCTCAACCGCGAGTTGCTCAAGGTCATGCTCCGCCGCCTCGGCCTCGAGGCCGACCTCGCCTCGGGCGGCCCGGAAGCGGTCAAGCTCGCCGCGGCCAACCGGTATGCGATCATCTTCACCGATCTCGAGATGCCGGAGGTGGACGGCTTCGCCACCGCCAGCCAGATCCGCGCCGAGGAGGCTCCCGGCCGCCATGTGCCGATCGTGGCCGTCAGCGCCCTGACCGCCCCCGGCACCCGCGAGAAATGCATCGGCGCCGGCATGGACGACTACCTCATAAAGCCCGTCTACCTGCCCGCGCTGAAATCCACCGTCGAGGCCCTGCTGCCCGGCTTCCGCGCCGCGAAGCCCGCCGATCCCACCGTCCCGGTCCGCGACCGGCCCGCCGCCTAG